One part of the Melospiza melodia melodia isolate bMelMel2 chromosome 3, bMelMel2.pri, whole genome shotgun sequence genome encodes these proteins:
- the LOC134416856 gene encoding cysteine-rich venom protein kaouthin-2-like: METKEMILPAVFLCFTAVLPPSTGQETAALNALSSSRAEQQKLIVDRHNALRRGVKPTASNMMKMEWCPAAAENAQNWANQCNLRHSPPNLRRTNVQCGENLFMSSAPFSWSDVLQTWYNEEKNFEYGTGAKPKGAMFGHYTQMVWHNSYKIGCGFAFCSNTTYSYFYVCQYCPAGNLIGSMKTPYKEGEPCGDCPNACEDGLCTKP; encoded by the exons ATGGAAACAAAAG AGATGATTCTGCCAGCAGTGTTCCTGTGTTTCACAGCTGTGCTGCCTCCGTCCACTGGACAG gaAACTGCAGCTCTCAATGCTCTGtcaagcagcagagcagagcagcagaaattgATTGTTGACAGACATAATGCCCTCAGGAGAGGAGTAAAACCAACTGCCAGCAACATGATGAAGATG GAATGGTgtcctgcagctgcagagaaTGCCCAAAATTGGGCCAATCAATGTAATTTAAGGCACAGTCCTCCTAACCTGAGGAGAACCA ATGTTCAATGTGGTGAAAATCTCTTCATGTCCTCTGCCCCGTTCTCATGGTCAGATGTTCTTCAGACCTGGTACAATGAGGAGAAAAATTTCGAATATGGAACTGGGGCAAAACCAAAAGGTGCTATGTTTGGCCATTACACTCAG ATGGTTTGGCACAATTCTTATAAAATTGGATGTGGTTTTGCTTTCTGCAGCAACACTACGTACAGTTACTTTTATGTCTGCCAGTACTGCCCCGC GGGAAACCTAATAGGTTCAATGAAGACACCCTACAAGGAAGGAGAGCCCTGTGGGGATTGCCCCAATGCTTGTGAGGATGGACTATGCA CCAAACCTTGA